In Aegilops tauschii subsp. strangulata cultivar AL8/78 chromosome 3, Aet v6.0, whole genome shotgun sequence, one genomic interval encodes:
- the LOC109765981 gene encoding F-box protein At2g32560 isoform X2 translates to MLPLLLISTLPAFTLLLVAPASYKPWKLVRELGLVALLLARELLRHSASAAAGAGRKEQQGARMPPSKAKTPAPALAEDDADALPVLDLPELALERVLEELSPASLAAMACVCAGLRDRCSMDGLWARHVRRKWGRVLGAAARREWEAELATRAAAATLPRPARRRGWADSLACAWPLSWIGRRWLKEDAAAAARSAPAPPADTVAAWYRALECGDFWFPAQVYNREDGHVGFLLSCYDAHLRYDRRTDTFTARYPPHGRKPAKEEEGVQWCRVRAAPLSTPAQDLHASGCLEDLRPGDHFEIQWRKNKDFPYGWWYGVVGHLEPCNANEHLCRCHEDDTIMLEFKHYAAGSRWRQTTVSRKDHREKGDETDGFYGGIRKLQTKDEISTWRRFWPVDVLS, encoded by the exons ATGCTTCCTCTCCTCCTTATATCCACGCTCCCGGCCTTCACGCTGCTCCTCGTGGCGCCCGCCTCCTACAAGCCCTGGAAGCTGGTGCGGGAGCTCGGCCTCGTCGCGCTGCTGCTGGCGCGGGAGCTGCTCCGGcactccgcctccgccgccgcaggCGCGGGCAGGAAGGAGCAGCAGGGCGCAAGAATGCCGCCGTCGAAGGCCAAGACGCCGGCGCCCGCATTGGCGGAGGACGACGCGGACGCGCTCCCGGTGCTCGACCTGCCGGAGCTGGCGCTGGAGCGCGTGCTGGAGGAGCTGTCCCCGGCGTCGCTCGCCGCGATGGCGTGCGTCTGCGCGGGGCTCCGGGACCGCTGCTCCATGGACGGCCTGTGGGCGCGCCACGTCCGGCGCAAGTGGGGCCGCGTGCTCGGCGCCGCCGCGCGCAGGGAGTGGGAGGCGGAGCTGGCCACCAGAGcggccgccgccaccctcccgcGCCCGGCCAGGCGGCGCGGCTGGGCGGACTCGCTGGCGTGCGCGTGGCCGCTCTCATGGATCGGCCGCCGCTGGCTCAAggaagacgccgccgccgccgcccgttccGCACCCGCGCCGCCGGCGGACACGGTGGCCGCGTGGTACCGCGCGCTCGAGTGCGGTGACTTCTGGTTCCCCGCCCAGGTGTACAACCGCGAG GACGGGCACGTCGGGTTCCTGCTCTCGTGCTACGACGCTCACCTCCGCTACGACCGGCGAACCGACACCTTCACCGCCAG GTACCCGCCCCACGGCCGGaagccggccaaggaggaggagggcgTGCAGTGGTGCAGGGTCCGCGCGGCGCCGCTGAGCACGCCGGCGCAGGACCTCCACGCTTCCGGCTGCCTGGAGGACCTCCGCCCCGGCGACCACTTCGAGATCCAGTGGCGGAAGAACAAGGATTTCCCCTACG GCTGGTGGTACGGCGTCGTGGGTCACCTGGAGCCGTGCAACGCCAACGAGCATCTCTGCCGCTGCCATGAAGACG ATACGATCATGCTGGAGTTCAAGCACTACGCGGCTGGGTCGAGGTGGAGGCAGACGACGGTGAGCAGGAAAGACCACCGGGAGAAGGGGGACGAGACCGACGGCTTCTACGGCGGCATCAGGAAGCTGCAGACCAAAGACGAGATCTCCACGTGGCGGCGATTCTGGCCGGTGGACGTGCTCAGCTGA
- the LOC109765981 gene encoding F-box protein At2g32560 isoform X1, giving the protein MLPLLLISTLPAFTLLLVAPASYKPWKLVRELGLVALLLARELLRHSASAAAGAGRKEQQGARMPPSKAKTPAPALAEDDADALPVLDLPELALERVLEELSPASLAAMACVCAGLRDRCSMDGLWARHVRRKWGRVLGAAARREWEAELATRAAAATLPRPARRRGWADSLACAWPLSWIGRRWLKEDAAAAARSAPAPPADTVAAWYRALECGDFWFPAQVYNREQDGHVGFLLSCYDAHLRYDRRTDTFTARYPPHGRKPAKEEEGVQWCRVRAAPLSTPAQDLHASGCLEDLRPGDHFEIQWRKNKDFPYGWWYGVVGHLEPCNANEHLCRCHEDDTIMLEFKHYAAGSRWRQTTVSRKDHREKGDETDGFYGGIRKLQTKDEISTWRRFWPVDVLS; this is encoded by the exons ATGCTTCCTCTCCTCCTTATATCCACGCTCCCGGCCTTCACGCTGCTCCTCGTGGCGCCCGCCTCCTACAAGCCCTGGAAGCTGGTGCGGGAGCTCGGCCTCGTCGCGCTGCTGCTGGCGCGGGAGCTGCTCCGGcactccgcctccgccgccgcaggCGCGGGCAGGAAGGAGCAGCAGGGCGCAAGAATGCCGCCGTCGAAGGCCAAGACGCCGGCGCCCGCATTGGCGGAGGACGACGCGGACGCGCTCCCGGTGCTCGACCTGCCGGAGCTGGCGCTGGAGCGCGTGCTGGAGGAGCTGTCCCCGGCGTCGCTCGCCGCGATGGCGTGCGTCTGCGCGGGGCTCCGGGACCGCTGCTCCATGGACGGCCTGTGGGCGCGCCACGTCCGGCGCAAGTGGGGCCGCGTGCTCGGCGCCGCCGCGCGCAGGGAGTGGGAGGCGGAGCTGGCCACCAGAGcggccgccgccaccctcccgcGCCCGGCCAGGCGGCGCGGCTGGGCGGACTCGCTGGCGTGCGCGTGGCCGCTCTCATGGATCGGCCGCCGCTGGCTCAAggaagacgccgccgccgccgcccgttccGCACCCGCGCCGCCGGCGGACACGGTGGCCGCGTGGTACCGCGCGCTCGAGTGCGGTGACTTCTGGTTCCCCGCCCAGGTGTACAACCGCGAG CAGGACGGGCACGTCGGGTTCCTGCTCTCGTGCTACGACGCTCACCTCCGCTACGACCGGCGAACCGACACCTTCACCGCCAG GTACCCGCCCCACGGCCGGaagccggccaaggaggaggagggcgTGCAGTGGTGCAGGGTCCGCGCGGCGCCGCTGAGCACGCCGGCGCAGGACCTCCACGCTTCCGGCTGCCTGGAGGACCTCCGCCCCGGCGACCACTTCGAGATCCAGTGGCGGAAGAACAAGGATTTCCCCTACG GCTGGTGGTACGGCGTCGTGGGTCACCTGGAGCCGTGCAACGCCAACGAGCATCTCTGCCGCTGCCATGAAGACG ATACGATCATGCTGGAGTTCAAGCACTACGCGGCTGGGTCGAGGTGGAGGCAGACGACGGTGAGCAGGAAAGACCACCGGGAGAAGGGGGACGAGACCGACGGCTTCTACGGCGGCATCAGGAAGCTGCAGACCAAAGACGAGATCTCCACGTGGCGGCGATTCTGGCCGGTGGACGTGCTCAGCTGA